One stretch of Glycine soja cultivar W05 chromosome 7, ASM419377v2, whole genome shotgun sequence DNA includes these proteins:
- the LOC114419453 gene encoding kinesin-like protein KIN-14C, with translation MASRYHSSTNKKVGPEEASLDKRRRILGADKMDRQQGGRVRTPFSVVTNNAATSDAAEGAAVVVDFTKDEVETLLNEKKGNTYDNKKKIEQMTDLIKRLKLCVRWFKRIEEGYVQEKEKLRFELEAAEKKCTDTETEMKSKIEELEETVSDLRKTISSLEERIVKEESDKLEAINSYGKEKEARTEAEKVLDEKSAELEKVRDEKSVAVKKAISNEDLYKRSQEYNVSLQQYNSRLQSDLETANEAHKRLESEKATIVESLSNVRGHNKALQDQLVSLKVSQDEAIKQKEILGNELKCLREELKQIRDDRDHQLGQVNALTGEIAKYKEYTGKTCTQLDTLMIKTNALEETCSSQKEQIHIMQQQLFAEKEKLKNADLSASETRTMFEEQKIIIRELQDRLADKEFQVIEGERLRKKLHNTILELKGNIRVFCRVRPLLAEDSLGTDMTVSFPTSTEVLDRGIDLVQSGQKYNFTFDKVFNHEASQQDIFIEISQLVQSALDGYKVCIFAYGQTGSGKTYTMMGRPDAPDLKGLIPRSLEQIFQTSQSLKDQGWKYTMHVSIYEIYNETIRDLLSSNRSSGNDHTRTENSAPTPSKQHTIKHESDLATLEVCSAEEISSLLQQAAQSRSVGRTQMNERSSRSHFVFKLRISGRNEKTEQQVQGVLNLIDLAGSERLSRSGATGDRLKETQAINKSLSSLSDVIFALAKKEEHVPFRNSKLTHFLQPYLGGDSKTLMFVNISPDQSSAGESLCSLRFAARVNACEIGIPRRQTQTSTRSSESRLSYG, from the exons ATGGCTTCTCGCTACCACAGCAGCACCAAC AAAAAAGTGGGTCCCGAAGAAGCTTCTCTCGACAAGCGTCGCCGGATCCTCGGAGCTGACAAGATGGACCGACAGCAGGGTGGTAGGGTCAGAACGCCGTTTTCCGTTGTCACCAACAACGCAGCAACGAGTGACGCCGCCGAAGGCGCCGCCGTCGTCGTCGATTTCACGAAGGATGAGGTGGAGACGTTGCTCAATGAGAAGAAGGGGAATACTTATGATAATAAG AAAAAGATTGAGCAGATGACGGATCTTATTAAGCGCCTTAAGCTCTGCGTTCGGTGGTTTAAGAGGATTGAAGAAGGGTATGtgcaagaaaaggaaaaacttcGGTTTGAGCTGGAGGCTGCTGAGAAGAAGTGCACTGATACTG aGACTGAGATGAAGAGTAAGATTGAGGAGTTGGAAGAGACTGTATCTGATTTGAGGAAGACAATTTCTTCTCTAGAAGAGAGAATTGTGAAGGAAGAATCAGATAAGTTG GAAGCAATTAATTCTTATGGTAAAGAAAAGGAAGCCAGAACTGAAGCTGAGAAAGTTCTGGATGAGAAATCAGCTGAGCTTGAGAAAGTTCGGGATGAGAAATCAGTTGCTGTGAAGAAG GCCATTTCAAATGAGGACTTGTACAAGCGATCACAAGAGTATAATGTGAGCCTGCAGCAGTACAATAGTCGTCTTCAGTCAGATCTTGAAACTGCTAATGAGGCCCATAAACGACTTGAATCAGAGAAAGCAACCATTGTTGAGAGCCTTAGCAATGTAAGAGGCCACAATAAGGCATTGCAGGATCAATTGGTATCTCTTAAA GTTTCACAAGACGAGGCTATAAAGCAGAAAGAAATTTTAGGAAATGAGCTCAAATGCCTTCGTGAAGAGTTAAAACAAATTAGAGATGATCGTGATCACCAATTGGGTCAAGTAAATGCTTTAACTGGAGAAATAGCAAAGTACAAAGAATATACAGGGAAAACATGTACACAATTGGATACGTTGATGATTAAAACAAATGCTCTTGAg GAGACTTGTTCATCACAGAAGGAGCAAATACATATCATGCAGCAGCAGTTGTTTGCTGAAAAGGAAAAGTTAAAG AATGCTGATTTATCTGCTTCAGAAACAAGAACAATGTTTGAAGAGCAAAAGATAATTATACGTGAACTACAGGATCGATTGGCAGATAAAGAATTTCAAGTTATTGAAGGAGAGAGGCTAAGGAAAAAACTGCACAACACTATCCTG GAGCTAAAAGGAAATATTCGTGTGTTCTGCCGTGTGCGTCCTCTCCTAGCAGAGGACAGTCTGGGAACAGACATGACTGTTTCTTTCCCTACGTCAACAGAAGTGCTTGATCGGGGCATTGATTTGGTACAAAGCG GGCAGAAGTACAATTTCACATTTGACAAGGTGTTTAATCATGAGGCTTCTCAGCAGGACATTTTCATAGAGATATCACAGCTGGTTCAAAGTGCACTTGATGGCTACAAG GTGTGCATCTTTGCATATGGACAGACGGGTTCAGGCAAAACCTATACTATGATGGGTAGGCCTGATGCGCCAGATCTGAAAGGATTGATACCACGCTCTTTAGAACAGATATTCCAGACTAGCCAGTCTCTAAAAGACCAAGGGTGGAAGTACACAATGCAT GTATcaatatatgaaatatataatgAGACCATCAGagatttgttatcatcaaatcgGTCAAGTGGGAATGATCATACACGAACAGAAAATAGTGCTCCCACTCCTAGCAAGCAGCACACTATTaaacatgaatcggacctcgcaACACTGGAAGTTTGTAGTGCGGAGGAGATTTCCTCTCTTCTACAACAGGCTGCACAAAGCAG GTCAGTGGGAAGAACACAGATGAACGAACGGTCATCCAGAAGCCACTTTGTCTTTAAATTGCGTATAAGCGGGAGAAATGAG AAAACTGAACAACAAGTGCAAGGTGTGCTAAACCTGATTGATCTGGCTGGAAGTGAAAGACTGTCAAGGAGTGGGGCAACTGGGGACCGGTTAAAGGAAACTCAG GCTATCAACAAAAGTCTCTCATCCTTGAGCGATGTCATATTTGCTTTGGCAAAGAAAGAGGAGCATGTTCCTTTTAGGAATTCAAAGCTGACACACTTTCTCCAG CCATATCTTGGTGGGGACTCCAAAACGTTGATGTTTGTCAACATCTCACCTGATCAATCTTCAGCTGGCGAATCACTATGCTCTCTACGCTTTGCAGCCAGAGTCAATGCCTGTGAAATTGGGATTCCACGGCGTCAGACTCAGACATCAACACGCTCCTCAGAGTCCCGGTTGAGCTATGGTTAA